In Eubalaena glacialis isolate mEubGla1 chromosome 4, mEubGla1.1.hap2.+ XY, whole genome shotgun sequence, the genomic window ggatggggagggtgggagggagggagatgcaagagggaagagatatggcaacatatgtatatgtgtagctgattcactttgttataaagcagaaactaacacaccattgtaaagcaattatacttcaataaagatgttaaaaaaaaaatacataagatcATAAAGGGAAAAATTACCCCAATCTATGTCCCCAAACCAGGAAATGAGTGCAGCCAGGGACAGAGTAACAAAAAGGACTGTCCCTGAGTAACAAGGTCATTCCCTCCAGCACCATAGCCAGAGGGTTAGTCACCATGTTTTTATCTCTGGCCCAGAAACAGAACACACAAAGAGAGAGCTGCAGTTTCAGTATCTACTTTCCAGCAGCAGGGGCTACCTTTGCTTAGAAGCCTTTCCTGGGGAGATGCTCACACATCAACAATATGAAGCAAAGCTTAGACCTGGAGGAGAAGGCTTTGAGACACGAAGTGTCAGGATGGAAAACCTGCTTTGGAGCGTGCCTGTGATCCTACTCTATGCCACGCCCCACTTCCTTGTGCTGGTGGGAACTTCAGCGTGATGGGCCAACAAcagggaggggagaaatgaaTATTCCAGCAGACCACTGATATGATCTGCCCACTCACAGTTGAGATGTCCCACATAAAATCTGAGAGCACAGCCCAGCCTCAGAATTTAACCACAGAAACAGTCCTGGCTCTACTGCTCAAGGAAATGGTCTCCAGTCTCACACCAGCCTTTAAAATGACccaaaaaagtcattttaaatctATTCACCAAACAGAGGCTTCCCGAAACCACAGGCAGAGACACTCAACATTCAGTTATAGAAATAGAGGCTAACGTGAGGTCTCCTTCTGGTCCCCAGATTGGGACTGAGGCATGTGAAGATTTACAGTCATTCATAAAAATAGGTGAATTCTTCCACCTAGAAATGGACCATCTAATAGGATATGGAGAAACACTCTGGGTGCATGGGTGGGATAATACTTAAACTTTTATTAATGGCCAAGGAAGAAATCTAATGTTTATTAGACACCTGAATATATCAGCCTGGCTCCAGGAGATTTTCGGACCTTATTTTAACTAATTCCTGTTTTAGAGCTAAAGAAGCAGCCTCAGAGAAGTCACAGTTAAATACTTAGTGTCTTCATTTCTGCCCTAGAAAATGCAGTGTATGTGAGCACGGAAGAAACCCTGGGGTGAACATGAACTCAGCTATGATCCTGGTTTTGAGATGATGTTTAATCATTTGGAGCCACATGGCAGCACTCAAATCCCTGGTCCCCAGGTCATACATTTGGCACTTCCAGGCAGTTCTCATCATGACGATGAAATACACATCAGTGTCAATGGAAGCGCTCACCCCGGCATAGTAGTTCATAAACTCCTCGGAAGTCACCTGCAGTGGAAAAGTTAGAAACGAAAACAAAACTCTGCTTCTCACCATTTCAGTGGAGGCCCATCTCCAGGACCTgtaaatgggagggaaatttCAGTCAAGGAGGCTTTTTAGGGACACAGCTGAGGAACAGATCTAGAACAAGAGAAAAAGTGAGGTTGAGGATGGAGTGAGGGGGTGGCcgagggggaagaggggaagaaagtCTTGAAAATTTCCAAACCAACCTAAATGGAAAGTGAGATACAGGTCTCGTCTTTCTTTAAGAGCAGAAGCCCATCTGTTCAGGTAAGCAAGACTGAAACTCAGAATAAGAAACAAGTTTTCTTTAACCACAGTGAATATCGTCTTTCTGTGACACGTCAGAAACATCACCTCATGTCCTTGTGTCAAGACAAGAAATGTTTTACCTTTCAAAAAATGGAGCTCGGTCTTATGggtaaggaaacagatttctTGTTAAACACTCCTTGGCTTCATGCTTTTTTAAGATACATATTACTCATTCTAGGCACAGAGTAAGTTAAAGATACCCCCTGCTCCATGCCCCCTTGGGTTCTCTCTTCTCCCATGCCTGTTTCAACTAATATTTTTATCTGTGCTAGGAttttactttcctttcctttcagaaaaaaggaaaaactgttaCCAATTTATTCTTTAATAGGTGGAGGTGAAATGTACACTCTAATTCAACCATATTGGCTGACACAATTGGTTGATTGAGGGAAATAATTGTCCTCTGGTTTGATCTCTATAACCAGTGAATTTAGCCCCAAGTATAGACTTGCTTATATGAGAGAATGCAGACACAATAATGATGGCTGTTTTggaaatttattgtttttctagtTAGCCCTCAAATTTCAGTGTCATGAGAGATTGAAAACATCACAAAAAGTGAAATCCGTAAACAATTCAAAACCCCTTTCTGGTCCATAACAGCAAACTCCTCTCCCACCGAGTCTTTGGGAACGTAGCTATCTCTTCCAAGAATCACATGAGCTGAATGACCTACTTACTCTTTTTGCTGAAATTATAAGTGAACAGAGAAAAAAGTCTCAGGATCCAGAATTCTCTCCCTGTACTGACCTCTTCCCCCTGCCTGTCCCCCCAAAATAGTAAAAAGTAGTAGGAAGAAAGGCGTTGAATGGAGCTACTAATTGAGCTGCGTTTATCAGTGTCTGGAAGTAGAActaaataatatatgtacataGCTTTGGTAAAAATTAGAATACCATTAATGTCTCTTTTcttgcatttctttatttctgtcctcctTTGCATTCCCCGGTTATCCAACCTTAAGCTCCATCTGGAGTTCCTTTATACTGACAGTTCCTTGTGCATTTAAAATGGTTCAACGTGGAAAAGTGTGAATCGCATATCacttttcagaaacattttcattatgtctATTAAATGGAATATCCCTGTAAAGTCCTTGGCACAATGGCTGGGAgacagtaagtactcaataaatattccttaGATTCATAATTATGCTAAATGAGGTTCCTGTGCATAATATATGTAGTCATTAAATCAGGCACTTCTGAATCTTTTAGAGGCAAGGATCTCAAATACAAATGTGAATAAGAGTCATTTGGGATACTTATTAAAACTGTAAGTCCTTGAGCTTCATCCGTTCCCCCCACGCCCAGCCAAAAAAATCAGATTCTGCATTATGAATCCATTCCCCAGATGGTGAGCGTACACAGAGCTGGGGATTTATGCAGGGTCTGTGAAATTCAGGTGACATCAAATGCTGTAACTGCTAAAAACCCCAGTAACCCTTACGAGTATTTGAGAACCTAATGTGGCTTGCGAAGATAAATGTCAAAAGAAATGGGGTGGGAGCTTTAAATCAGCTGAATCACAACAACTGGCTACTTTGACTTGGGTTAGAGAAAAGGGCAGCTGAGGTTTCCCCAGCAACGAGGAGGAACCACCTGCAGAAAAGAGGTAAATACACCCTGGGATCCCATGTAGAGTTGGGCTAATTTGGGGAAATGGCAGTTGACTATTTTTCCACTGCCATCTCAGAGATCAAAGGCCAGCCATACGGGAAGAAAACATACGGTTCTGCTCTTTCTGTCCCTACGCATTTGGCTGCCCGACAGAATCTAGGCTCCTTTTTTATCTACCTCTGCAATCACTTCAGGCTAAAATGGAGGGTATTTCTCTGTCCCTGGCAGGAAAATGTCAGCAGAAAGGACAGAAAGATCTCCTTCCTACCCTCTTCTCCCCTTACTCATAGGACTCACCACGAAGTTTCACGGAAAAAAACAATTGGGGGAAATTCCCTTCAGGATGAGAAGGCTTCTTTCTACCATCTCTGCTTCCTGCTCACTTCCCACTAATCCTTCCTGTGTGGCCAAGGGGTCAGGAGTAACCCTCCCCAGGGTTCTGCTGCCTCAGCCACGCAGGGAACTCCCTTCCCCATAACCATAACCTTCAGGACACCTCAGGGCAGAACTGATCTTGGGTTAAAAATCCCATTTCTGGCTGTTGATAAAAGACAGAGGACATTTCCATCTGAGCCTAGACACAGTTATGGAGATATAATTCCTTACCCTACCAAGTGACACATTTGTAACTTGAAGACACCAGTTATTGGAGATGCGTGGTTGCTTTTGTCCTTAAGTTCACTGGAGTTTAGAAATGCGAGTTCATCTCAAAGCCCACCAAAGATTAAATCAAAGCGAATTCTGTTATCTGGCATTCCCTTTACTGAACGCTTCCCTGAAATGGCATTTCCATGCAGCAAAGTGTGATGACAAATGATGCTCATAAGGGTGTATGAAAAAGGCATGCAGCATCCTGAAATGCTCTGTGAATCACGTTCTCCAAAATTGAATTATGGTCTCATTTTGAAGTTAAATATATGTTATTATCATCAAATTCACTGGAATTAGGCTAGCTGTGTATGGTAAATACGGCAACCATGAAATAGAACATTTAACCAAAATACCACAGTCTTCAGATGATGGGTATTTAGCTGTATGTGACTCCCCTACCAATATatgtgcacgcgcacacacacacacacatttttactacttttgttctCAGCTTTCTAGATAGTCACCAAGGAAACATTTTActtctatttataaaaaatatgataTAAGTATTTTAAGGTTTTGAGCCTGTTTCCCATTTACAATTACAGATCGGATAGAAGAAATTTCACTAGATTAAGCTCTTTCACTTACCACTCCATCTTTGTCATAGGGTGAGTCAAAGTTATCCAGAAATTTCTGGAACACTTGCTCCTCCGTCCATTCTCCGTTTTGGTACTTCGGGTGGTGTTTTGCATTGTACACCTCACGAAGGTCTTCAATTGTTATCATGCCATCTCCAGTCTTGTCTAACTTTCTAAAAGCTTGCATAATTACCTCTTTTCTGGCTCTGGACATTGGAGGCtagatacatagaaaaaaaacacatacacaagcagatgAGCTTTTCCTGTATCATCTGTGATGAAACATCTTATTCCTCTCAGTGATGTTTGTGTGCTGTTAAATGATGTGCATTACAACTGCTCCAAAAGATCCCTAAGCCTGTACTCGGTCTCCCGCCAGTCTCCTCCACGGTGTGCTAACAACTTCTGAAAACCAAGCCTCACAATAGCCAACCCAAACCACTCGAAAGCCAAACCCAGTAGATACGGTGATTCATGGGACCACTTACTCTTAATGTGAGAAGAAATTCATTAAAGTCCATTGTTCCATTTCCATCTTTATCAAACCTCCGGAAAAGctcttctgcctcttcctttTCCATGACCACAGCATAATCATTTAACCCTTTCACAAATTCTTTGAAATCAAGGGTTCTGTTGTTATTGTCATCCATAACTCGAAACACTCTGAAgataatacacacatacaaaaaaagaagaaaaaacacagagaacATGGTGTAAGAATAAAGATTTCAAAAGAAAACCACTCTCAAGGTTTTTCTGAAGTAAAATACAAGTCTTAGATTCTTCTCTGTACCCTCCTTCCAAATTTGGTGAGCCTCTTCCCAGTCTCtcggaaaagaaaacaaacctttaaaaatattctggggcttccctggtggcgcagtggttgggactctgcctgccaatgcaggggacacgggttcgagccctgggctgggaagatcccacatgccaaggagcaactaggcccgtgagccacaactactgagcctgcgcgtctggagcctgtgctccgcaacaagagaggccacgatagtgagaggcccgcgcaccgcaatgaagagtggcccccgcttgccgcaactagagaaagccctcgcacagaaacaaagacccaacacagccaaaaataaatataaataaataaataaataaaaatttaaaaaaaaatattctgtatgattctaattatatgacattctgaaaaaggcaaaactataaaggTGGTAAAAAGaagaaggccaaaaaaaaaaaaaaaaagatgaagggaaggggagaaagattaggtgaagcacaggggattttgagggcagtgaaactactctgtatgatactataatgggaGATACAGGACATGCATTTGCTAAAGCCCATAGAACCTCACAGTACAAAGAGTGCACTTTAATGTGTACATTGAAGTTAGTTAGGAGGTCAGGGGATCCCAGGAAGGAATGCAGACCGTGACAAGAGAATCTAACTGTTGTATAAAAGTTTGAGGCAATCTCACTGAAGGGGGATGGGGAGATGAAGATGCCGACTTAAGTAACTCTGGAAACAAATAGAGTTTgtaagaataaagacaaaaagaactgcaaataAGCTCTGTACTCTATTTGATAAAGATATTTCCTGTGGAGATATGAGTTAACAATTATCATATTGCTATACGGGTACCCTAGCACTGAACAATTAAATGAATGGCTGgtggatggtgggagccaggcttctCACTGTTGGAATGTGGATTTATAGATAAACTAGGGCAGTAAGCTAGAAGGATCTGATCCATGTGGTAGAGGATtgagttggagacatcagtatgaactcatgttatAAACATAGAtgattaatatataatgtatacatgattacatacgtatatacatatacgtactCACACGGGTTagtataaacacatatatttccttgttcTAGCTAAGAGGACCTAGAAGTAACAGCCCAGTAAGAACCAGCACATCTAGAacctagatcttggtttctaatacaaTTCTACAGTAAAAGTATCTGACTTTCTTGGAGAAATCTCTGATTCTAGAATTGGGGCAGGAAATATGCAAGATGAGACTGGAGTATCTTATACCAGAAagtaagggggaaaaaaccctacaCTGATGGGGATACATCAAAGGGACACAGAAGCCAACTGAAGAGCTCCCAAGGCCaaaactggaacaatttgagcagtAAGTAGTGTtcaattataacccaaagtataaaataaatatccatgagttaaTATTGGTTTAagaaaatgattgaataaataaacgtGAGAGGAGAGAAGTTTCTCCtgcagaagaatttcaaataaattatgcTCATTCTCTGTCCTGAAGGAGGAAAGCCGACTCCCCACACCCTAAGTAGGACTCTGCATAGAGACTTCCCTTTAAAGAGTCCACCATGGAAAGGCAGCGGGGAGAGTAACTCCACATTGGAGAAGCCAGACCGGCACTGTCTCAGCCAGGTGACCAAGGTCAACATCAGTAgtgataaatcatgttgatagtaCACATGCATCCGTGATTTGacatgatgaaaatggcactttacttcTGTGGTCCCCAAAGAAACAAAATCCCAGTctgataataagaaaaaaagggggaaggggcagCCAACCCTTGAGTTGAGGAGAAATTTAGGGAAGGGCAAGGCCAGTAAAGGCGAGGCGGGAGAGGGCACATTCAAGCAAACGGCCAAGGATAAGACGGTGTCTGTTCATGATAAACTGGTTCATGGTGGGAGGGCTGGTAGGGGTGTTGGGTGGAGATGGCATAGATGGCAGGAGGCATTTAATTGAATGGGCCTGGAAGTGGATGAGAGGGTGGTGGTCATGAAGGGTTTGCACCGAGGACAAGGATGTGGCCCCAGGATGAAAGAGGTAGAGG contains:
- the CAPSL gene encoding calcyphosin-like protein — translated: MAGTARHDREMVIQAKKKLTTATDPIERLRLQCLSRGSSGIKGLGRVFRVMDDNNNRTLDFKEFVKGLNDYAVVMEKEEAEELFRRFDKDGNGTMDFNEFLLTLRPPMSRARKEVIMQAFRKLDKTGDGMITIEDLREVYNAKHHPKYQNGEWTEEQVFQKFLDNFDSPYDKDGVVSKEDFLNYYAGVSASIDTDVYFILMMRESWRL